The Caretta caretta isolate rCarCar2 chromosome 5, rCarCar1.hap1, whole genome shotgun sequence genome contains a region encoding:
- the MAPK4 gene encoding mitogen-activated protein kinase 4 isoform X2 gives MWAAGCILAEMLTGKMLFAGNHELEQMQLILETIPVVHEEDKEELLKVMPTFINSTWEVKKPLRKLLPELNGEAIDFLEKILTFNPRDRLTAEMGLQHPYMSPYSCPEDEPISQHPFRIEDEIDDILLMEANQSQMSNWDRYQVSLSSDLEWRHDKYHDIEEVQRDPRAGSDSIAEEAQVDPRKYSQSSSERFLEQSHSSMDRMFDADYGKSCDYKVGSPSYLDKLLWRDNKPHHYSEPKLILDLSHWKTATIAPTAELSLEEEPSNLFLEIAQWVKSTQSGLECPSPLPELQEQSLPSSPHHPHKESKDVNSETDPQFDLDVFISRALKLCTKPEDLPDNKLNDINGACISEHPNEIVQTEVFQKERW, from the exons GGAATCATGAGCTGGAACAGATGCAGCTCATTCTGGAGACGATCCCCGTTGTCCATGAAGAGGACAAAGAGGAGCTGCTCAAAGTGATGCCAACTTTCATCAACAGCACCTGGGAAGTGAAGAAACCTTTACGCAAGCTGCTTCCGGAATTGAATGGCGAAG CTATTGATTTTCTGGAGAAGATCCTGACATTTAACCCCAGGGATCGATTAACTGCAGAGATGGGTTTGCAGCATCCTTACATGAGCCCATACTCCTGCCCTGAAGATGAACCAATTTCTCAGCATCCGTTCCGGATTGAGGATGAGATTGATGATATTTTACTGATGGAAGCCAACCAGAGCCAGATGTCCAACTGGGACAG GTATCAAGTAAGTCTCTCTTCTGATTTGGAGTGGCGACATGATAAATACCATGACATAGAGGAGGTACAACGGGACCCACGAGCAGGATCCGACTCCATTGCTGAAGAAGCACAAGTTGATCCACGCAAATATTCTCAAAGCAGCTCAGAGAGATTCTTGGAGCAATCACATTCCTCAATGGACCGAATGTTTGATGCTGATTACGGGAAATCATGTGATTACAAAGTGGGGTCACCTTCCTACTTGGACAAACTGCTATGGAGAGACAATAAGCCCCATCACTACTCAGAGCCCAAACTTATCTTAGACTTGTCGCACTGGAAAACAGCAACTATAGCACCCACTGCAGAGTTATCACTGGAAGAAGAACCATCCAACCTCTTTCTAGAGATAGCTCAATGGGTTAAGAGCACACAGTCAGGGCTTGAATGCCCTAGTCCTCTTCCAGAGCTTCAAGAACAGAGTCTGCCATCATCTCCTCACCATCCTCATAAAGAATCTAAGGATGTAAACAGTGAAACAGACCCTCAGTTTGACTTGGATGTCTTCATCTCTCGGGCGCTGAAACTTTGCACGAAACCCGAGGATCTCCCAGACAATAAGCTCAATGATATAAATGGGGCTTGTATTTCAGAACACCCTAATGAGATTGTACAAACAGAGGTGTTTCAGAAAGAGAGGTGGTAA